Proteins found in one Triticum urartu cultivar G1812 chromosome 4, Tu2.1, whole genome shotgun sequence genomic segment:
- the LOC125553675 gene encoding protein FAR1-RELATED SEQUENCE 5-like: MCRSMDPINNIQMHMSPGGFSTPKKNTTIPLFSSSFTPECDEHLKPKVGMTFEGLEAVEKFYKAYAHQSGFGVRIGQQKKIENKVVRTKRFMCSREGFKSKDIKEINDPLRKRRKQTDTRCGCDAHIFVRLCGENTYKIDSWIEHHVHGLVSPDKRHLIRSNRRVSERAKNTLYTCHKASIGTSQAYRLLQVSEGGIPNAGCTKRDLQNYYRGLRYKIRDADAQMFVAQLARKQEVNSTFFYDFEVNDEGNLVRVFWADATSRKNYSHFGDVISFDSTYTTNQYNMIFAPFTGVNHHLQSVFFGAGFLSNEKDESYIWLFQTFLKAMGGVAPRLIITDEAASIKNGIDKVLPATMHRLCMWHIMEKVPEKVGPLIREDSEFWPRLNSCVWGSETASEFESQWNSIITDFGLEDNEWLAKRFTIRDTWIPAYFMDISLAGLLRTTSRSESANSFFNRFIHRRLAFVEFWLRFDTALECQREEELMADNRSMHTTPQLFTPWTMEKQGSEVFTYEVFEKFQLQVIAARDHCCVQGITQGVGLKTVTLRGRSGKVREVSYDTTTMIANCPCKLFESIGIPCRHIIQALRIENQNELPNYYIMKRWQKRCKR; this comes from the exons ATGTGCAGAAGTATGGATCCAATCAATAACATTCAAATGCATATGAGCCCCGGGGGATTTAGTACGCCCAAAAAGAACACAACCATACCTCTCTTT TCTTCTTCTTTTACGCCTGAATGTGATGAGCATTTGAAGCCTAAAGTGGGTATGACATTTGAAGGACTCGAGGCCGTGGAGAAGTTCTACAAGGCATATGCACATCAATCAGGTTTTGGCGTTCGTATCGGACAGCAGAAAAAGATTGAGAATAAGGTGGTCCGGACTAAGCGTTTCATGTGTAGTAGAGAAGGATTCAAGTCAAAAGATATTAAGGAGATTAATGACCCCTTGAGGAAAAGACGTAAGCAGACAGACACGCGATGCGGTTGTGATGCTCATATATTTGTTAGACTTTGTGGGGAGAACACCTACAAGATAGACTCATGGATTGAGCATCATGTTCATGGTCTTGTATCACCTGATAAGCGTCATTTGATCAGATCCAATCGTAGAGTTAGTGAGAGGGCAAAGAATACTTTATACACATGTCATAAGGCAAGCATTGGAACCTCCCAGGCATACAGGCTCCTGCAAGTTAGCGAGGGTGGAATTCCGAATGCTGGGTGCACAAAGAGGGACTTGCAAAATTACTATCGCGGACTCAGGTATAAAATCAGAGACGCAGATGCTCAAATGTTTGTGGCCCAATTAGCTAGAAAGCAGGAAGTGAATTCAACATTTTTCTATGATTTTGAGGTGAATGATGAGGGGAACCTGGTGCGTGTGTTCTGGGCGGATGCCACAAGCAGGAAGAACTATAGTCACTTTGGTGATGTGATATCCTTCGATTCTACATACACCACTAATCAGTACAACATGATATTTGCACCATTTACAGGGGTTAATCATCACTTACAAAGTGTCTTTTTTGGTGCTGGATTCTTATCAAATGAGAAGGATGAGTCATACATTTGGTTATTTCAGACCTTCCTAAAAGCAATGGGAGGGGTAGCACCTAGACTCATCATAACTGATGAAGCTGCTAGCATCAAGAATGGTATTGACAAAGTTCTTCCAGCCACTATGCATAGGTTATGCATGTGGCATATAATGGAAAAGGTGCCTGAAAAAGTTGGACCTTTGATTAGGGAAGATTCTGAATTTTGGCCGAGGTTGAACTCATGTGTTTGGGGTTCAGAAACTGCAAGTGAGTTTGAGTCACAATGGAATTCCATCATTACAGATTTTGGGTTGGAGGATAACGAGTGGTTAGCTAAGAGGTTTACCATTAGAGATACATGGATACCAGCCTACTTTATGGATATATCTCTTGCGGGCTTGCTCCGAACCACTTCAAGGTCAGAAAGTGCAAATTCTTTTTTCAACCGTTTCattcatcgtaggcttgctttTGTTGAGTTCTGGCTTAGGTTCGACACAGCTTTAGAATGCCAACGTGAGGAAGAATTAATGGCAGACAACAGAAGCATGCATACCACCCCACAACTATTTACGCCATGGACAATGGAGAAACAAGGTAGTGAGGTATTCACATATGAGGTATTCGAGAAATTTCAGCTACAAGTTATTGCTGCTAGAGATCATTGTTGTGTTCAGGGTATTACACAAGGTGTGGGGTTAAAAACGGTGACCCTGAGAGGTCGATCTGGTAAGGTTAGGGAGGTCTCCTATGACACTACAACCATGATAGCAAATTGTCCGTGCAAGTTATTTGAGTCAATCGGTATTCCATGTCGACATATTATCCAAGCGTTGAGGATTGAGAACCAAAATGAACTTCCCAACTATTACATTATGAAAAGATGGCAGAAACGGTGCAAGAGGTAA